In Cotesia glomerata isolate CgM1 linkage group LG3, MPM_Cglom_v2.3, whole genome shotgun sequence, one genomic interval encodes:
- the LOC123261509 gene encoding uncharacterized protein LOC123261509 isoform X7, producing MDPPLTSKVLRAPSLKRGQENLRIQNRIKLERVLGVTVSSNAALDCDSTSELVAYPAGCTVVLFNPRKNIQAHVLNSCKKTVTSLALAGDGRLLVTGECGHMPNVRVWDISDRQNAIQIAEFSSHKYGINCVAFSPSNKYVVSIGSQHDMIVNVWDWRNNVKVASNKVSSKVKAVSFAENGSYFVTVGNRHVKFWYLEYTRNAKYKEPVPLMGRSAILGEQRNNDFVDVTCGRGEMADSTYAITKTGLLCEFNNRRLLDKWVELRTTSANCMAIGEKLIFVGCAEGIIRCFSPVTLQFITTLPRTHYLGVDVACGLSISHMSQHPVNARYPDAIALAFDELNNKLTCVYNDHSIYIWDIRDIKRVGKSHSFLFHSACIWGVEMYPTNSELISNMPSDSFVTCSSDDTIRVWNLKNDFSTNQKVYSRNIYSNELLKVLYIDPELTYLKDLDLATAGSTDKSDTSYDGRNGVRSIRISPDGAHIASGDRSGNIRIHDVATLDELCLIEAHDAEVLCLEYSKYSRITDGPKLLASASRDRLIHVFNVDEGYNFLQTLDDHSSSITAVRFFTTTQNDNIQMVSCGADKSIIFRQLQMTPGNPPQFVRDHNAQGKTTLYDMEVDSGQKHVLTACQDRNIRVYNVATGKHSKTFKGSIGEDGSLIKVVLDASGIYVATSCTDKTLCVYDYYSGECMATMLGHSELVTGLRFSPDCHHLVSASGDGCIFVWSIPHDMVVTMQARLTQQAMRAGKKPQNLQNGLVTQLENESFGPPSPEFFGSNVNSTIQTTAIDYRFSVGQLPHWAKKQINTDTNTEENITSSVRSVSVDMPKGRWAQRVQQTDGITVKSVYDSDEIIHFPPSRSTIDSECGGGGTGGSKDSSIDSGTETKCSSDYRREPITIKKEEKEEENVFAPCPDSYRELAEDFKKQDHESTEHDGDVEDYSEGENGTASSEKSHNLMYYPPTEDTISNQFKVNAIDIEELRRSMRRGKKIKIGDSNISELTTASGSQDDSDSEGGASTPSAERNPLSILSEASSEGYDQVFNQTHREKYLKNAFESLSGADELTNRKNTSISSQFHGRISGGENQESKTHQTPVINLITPKNTKLSTDVTKNREELQRRIEETRRKLQSVGYKSSLKSSQSISDLSSHIPDRHHRQSKISSGNNKRPQSQYYTIPTNPSKPLLNLKSHLKPHTITNNVSGYGNAFLKDQIDNKRFPKSQTTFCISKQAKLTVSRPLSLALDKTDKMKLSVDKTNKSLPESPVCEELKAIKKACKAELNKFTKFAQKQRSCSYFIGLNDNFEDIDCLAKSFESLPAMKEPLSDNDDDDDDNDINDNGNFSDDSLESDYKNPPRRCVSEYQININRESNNKNKNYLKCLKKNLGDSQESILSDASGEIFDCQYDNDRHSSASFFLSRRKMQATQSQESVLTDVTDDYQISLLRENEVNRSTESILTDDSDSLVKSAPLEILFESHYKRKRHNSENKIENIEFDKPINTVTPTKAVFRSKSLQDTRLSAVKSAISYTEENFRPNQTCIYYEFNIDNTKEYCSKVRNSSRFDMTRSNSLKEPHSMLIFDNFVPHKPPKPKRNFPRTQSMRNRSRPSWNKYNFENPLPQSLNSNSKTTCFDNDNVESKNSKKISPKTNDLKLEENTSLILLSPTNQISNQNLLKNAESKNRTEIQKNLSSYSNEANKNNNNNNNNNQTTKITKTSWHDDLDVDSGFENHIPTKDTFETYDSLEPYGTSSCEASTSDSQIQDTNVEIEKNYNNSTADRISRAIEGTVKLLSKEFENLVKREQQNLIKNKQVWQVHQSNSAENFSKFESERDKGSTFKKETRPSSGCEDSDCTVDKSLMESGSSTPGSSCTNSPKRIWPPASRCQLKWIKALPTINQDILPSKQHLSVKTDGRLSSNISDSKDDIEDKGMRRACSLSDLSVSPPNRLLHGPIQVSGKLSIKNSNVSSRNGNSVNINSGLSSRYNSSKSHSTYMTRSSSVGVLNQHSDSESDAGVISSSRNLTNSTTNNRISGLMRPTISSQNKVNHQSKPNFSSSSNLPMVLRRRGMQSAYSSVNLSQVSNQEDSSSEDTSSNGNGGKPSLPPRPRSINIDLSTNFNSSGSLIKRSGSNTSISKSRLMNDASGQSNIRLSSRNQLDLNLQKLPTKDINVANAEFNTDRKLVSPQLCNTIADELTRTADNVVQLYKRLTMDSSANPELEPIDRDTMLRGLESSVNEAMRTLRLVAASTTNKESTGNNSLVVNEAAETFQELLAGQDQGKVVNIMQQYSELLLTMMQQRMSGTQPNHV from the exons atgtACCGTAGTTTTGTTCAACCCTCGAAAAAATATCCAGGCGCATGTGTTGAATAGTTGCAAAAAAACTGTTACCTCACTGGCACTTGCTGGAGATGGTCGTCTTTTAGTCACTGGTGAATGCGGACATATGCCCAATGTACGAGTATGGGATATTTCTGATCGTCAAAACGCCATTCAGATTGCCGAGTTTTCCAGTCATAAATATGGAATTAATTGTGTT GCATTTTCACCAAGCAACAAATATGTTGTTTCTATTGGATCGCAGCATGATATGATAGTGAATGTCTGGGACTGGCGGAACAATGTAAAAGTAGCATCTAACAAAGTATCTAGCAAGGTGAAGGCCGTATCATTTGCTGAAAACGGGAGCTATTTTGTAACTGTTGGTAATCGACATGTTAAATTTTGGTATCTTGAATATACTCGAAACGCTAAGTATAAAGAACCAGTACCTCTTATGGGCCGATCGGCTATACTAGGTGAACAACGAAATAATGACTTTGTGGATGTAACATGCGGCCGCGGAGAGATGGCAGATTCTACTTACGCCATTACAAAAACTGGATTACTTTGTGAATTTAATAATCGGCGGCTCCTTGATAAGTGGGTCGAATTAAGAACAACCAGTGCAAATTGTATGGCcataggtgaaaaattaatttttgttggaTGTGCCGAAGGAATTATTAGATGCTTTAGTCCAGTAACACTTCAATTTATTACAACATTACCAAGAACTCACTATTTAGGGGTAGATGTAGCTTGTGGATTATCTATAAGTCATATGTCTCAGCATCCAGTAAATGCAAGATATCCAGATGCAATTGCTTTAGCTTTTGatgaattaaataacaaacttACGTGCGTTTATAATGATCATAGCATTTATATTTGGGATATTCGAGATATCAAGCGTGTGGGAAAATCTCACTCTTTTCTCTTTCATTCAGCATGTATATGGGGCGTTGAAATGTATCCAACAAATAGTGAATTAATAAGTAACATGCCTTCAGATAGTTTTGTAACATGTTCAAGCGACGATACAATAAGAGtatggaatttaaaaaatgatttttcaacaaatcaaAAAGTTTACAGTCGTAATATTTATAgcaatgaattattaaaagtgtTATACATTGATCCTGAATTGACATACTTAAAAGATTTAGATTTAGCTACCGCAGGATCAACAGATAAAAGTGATACCTCATATGATGGTCGTAATGGTGTTAGATCAATCAGAATAAGTCCAGATGGTGCACATATTGCTTCTGGAGATCGATCAGGTAATATTAGAATTCATGATGTAGCTACGTTAGATGAATTATGTCTTATAGAGGCTCATGATGCTGAAGTACTTTGCCTTGAATACTCAAAATATTCTCGAATTACTGATGGACCAAAATTACTAGCAAGTGCTTCAAGAGATCGATTAATACATGTTTTTAATGTTGATGAGGGTTATAATTTTCTCCAAACACTTGATGATCACAGTTCTTCAATTACGGCTGTTAGATTTTTCACAACGACTCAAAATGATAACATTCAAATGGTATCATGTGGCGCCGATAAAAGCATTATTTTTAGACAGTTGCAAATGACTCCAGGAAATCCACCACAATTTGTAAGAGATCACAATGCTCAAGGAAAAACCACGTTGTATGATATGGAAGTAGACTCTGGTCAAAAGCATGTTTTAACAGCTTGTCAGGATCGTAATATTCGAGTATATAATGTAGCCACTGGTAAACACAGCAAAACGTTCAAAGGTTCTATTGGTGAAGACGGGTCTTTAATAAAAGTTGTTTTGGATGCATCAGGAATATACGTTGCTACTTCATGTACAGACAAAACTTTATGTGTCTATGATTACTACAGTGGTGAATGTATGGCAACAATGTTAGGTCATTCAGAACTAGTTACAGGCCTCCGTTTTAGTCCAGATTGCCATCACTTAGTATCAGCCAGCGGCGATGGTTGTATATTTGTTTGGAGTATACCTCATGATATGGTAGTTACTATGCAAGCACGATTAACTCAACAGGCGATGCGTGCGGGTAAAAAACCccaaaatttacaaaatggACTAGTAACACAGCTAGAAAATGAATCTTTTGGTCCACCATCACCTGAATTTTTCGGTTCAAATGTCAATTCAACTATACAAACTACTGCTATTGACTATCGTTTCAGTGTTGGTCAATTACCTCATTGGGctaaaaaacaaatcaataCGGATACTAATACTGAAGAAAATATAACTTCAAGTGTCAGATCGGTTAGTGTAGATATGCCGAAAGGCCGATGGGCTCAACGTGTACAACAGACTGATGGAATTACTGTGAAATCAGTCTATGATAGTGatgaaattattcattttccCCCTTCCAGAAGTACCATTGACTCTGAATGTGGAGGTGGTGGTACTGGAGGATCTAAAGATAGTTCTATTGACAGCGGAACTGAGACTAAATGCAGCAGTGATTATAGACGTGAACccattactataaaaaaa gaagaaaaagaagaagaaaatgtATTTGCACCGTGCCCTGATAGTTATAGAGAATTAGCGGAGGATTTTAAAAAACAG GATCACGAGAGTACAGAACATGATGGTGATGTTGAAGATTATTCTGAGGGCGAAAATGGAACAGCTAGTTCGGAAAAATCACATAATTTAATGTACTATCCACCAACTGAAGATACTATATCAAATCAGTTCAAAGTAAATGCCATTGATATAGAAGAACTCCGAAGATCTATGAGacgaggaaaaaaaataaaaattggagATAGCAATATCAGTGAATTGACCACAGCATCCGGAAGTCAAGATGATTCTGATTCTGAAGGAGGTGCATCAACGCCAAGTGCTGAACGTAATCCATTGTCTATTTTATCTGAAGCGAGTTCTGAAGGATACGATCAGGTTTTCAATCAAACTCATCGagaaaaatatcttaaaaatgcTTTTGAATCTCTAAGTGGTGCTGATGAACtcacaaatagaaaaaataccAGTATTAGCTCTCAATTTCATGGAag AATAAGCGGAGGAGAAAATCAAGAAAGTAAAACCCACCAAACAccagttataaatttaattacaccaaaaaatacaaaacttAGTACAGATGTAACGAAAAATCGTGAAGAATTACAGCGGCGAATAGAAGAAACGAGAAGAAAATTACAAAgt GTTGGCTATAAATCTTCTTTAAAGTCAAGCCAAAGTATCTCAGATCTCAGCAGCCATATACCAGATCGCCATCATCGGCAAAGTAAGATTAGTTCAGGTAATAATAAACGTCCACAATCACAATACTATACAATACCAACTAACCCTAGTAAACcattactaaatttaaaatctcaCTTAAAACCTCATACTATTACTAACAATGTTTCTGGTTATGGAAATGCTTTTTTAAAAGATCAAATTGACAACAAACGCTTTCCCAAAAGTCAAACTACTTTTTGTATAAGTAAACAGGCCAAATTGACCGTAAGTCGGCCATTATCATTAGCACTAGATAAAActgataaaatgaaattatctGTCGATaaaacaaacaaatcattACCAGAATCACCTGTTTGTGAAGAATTAAAAGCAATTAAAAAAGCATGTAAAGCAGAACTAAACAAGTTTACCAAGTTTGCTCAAAAACAGAGATCTTGTAGTTATTTTATTGGCTTGaatgataattttgaagatattGATTGCTTAGCTAAATCATTTGAAAGTTTACCAGCTATGAAAGAGCCACTATcagataatgatgatgatgatgatgataatgacaTTAATGACAATGGTAATTTCAGTGACGATTCTTTAGAAAGTGATTATAAAAATCCACCTCGTAGGTGTGTTAgtgaatatcaaataaatataaatagagaatcaaataataaaaataaaaactatttgaaGTGTTTAAAAAAGAATCTTGGTGATTCTCAAGAAAGTATTCTGTCTGATGCGTCTGGAGAAATATTTGATTGTCAGTATGATAACGATAGACATTCTAGTGCtagcttttttttatcacgGCGAAAAATGCAAGCCACTCAAAGTCAGGAAAGTGTATTAACTGATGTAACAGATGATTATCAAATTTCTTTATTGCGAGAAAATGAAGTTAATAGAAGTACTGAAAGTATTCTCACTGATGATTCTGACTCATTAGTTAAATCTGCACCATTAGAAATTCTTTTTGAGTCccattataaaagaaaaagacATAATTCTGAAAacaaaatagaaaatattgaatttgaCAAACCAATAAATACTGTTACACCTACTAAAGCTGTTTTTCGATCTAAAtctttacaagatacaagactCAGTGCCGTTAAATCAGCTATTAGTTACACAGAAGAAAATTTCAGACCCAATCAAACttgtatttattatgaatttaacATCGATAATACAAAAGAGTATTGTTCAAAAGTTCGTAATTCATCAAGATTTGATATGACAAGAAGTAATAGTTTAAAAGAGCCCCATtcaatgttaatttttgataattttgtacCCCATAAACCACCAAAaccaaaaagaaattttcctCGCACTCAAAGCATGCGAAATCGTTCTAGACCTTCTtggaataaatataattttgaaaatccaCTGCCTCAaagtttaaattcaaataGTAAAACTACTTGTTTCGACAATGATAATGTAGAGtcgaaaaatagtaaaaaaattagtccaaagacaaatgatttaaaattagaagAAAACACTTCGTTAATTCTTCTCTCACCAACAAACCAAATTTCGAATCAaaacttgttaaaaaatgcCGAGTCAAAAAATCGtactgaaattcaaaaaaatttatcaagttaCTCCAATGAAgctaacaaaaataataataataataataataataatcaaacaactaaaataacaaaaacttCTTGGCATGACGACTTAGATGTTGATAGCGGTTTTGAAAATCATATTCCTACAAAAGATACATTCGAAACTTATGACTCATTAGAACCTTATGGAACATCTTCTTGTGAAGCATCAACTTCAGATTCTCAAATTCAGGATACGAATGtcgaaatagaaaaaaattataacaatagcACTGCTGACAGAATTAGTCGAGCAATTGAAGGAACTGTAAAACTTTTATCTAAAGAATTTGAAAACTTAGTTAAAAGAGAGCaacagaatttaattaaaaataaacaagtttGGCAGGTACATCAGTCAAATTcagctgaaaatttttcaaaatttgaatcagAAAGAGACAAGGGctcaacttttaaaaaagaaactcGACCGAGTTCAGGGTGTGAGGACAGTGATTGCACTGTAGATAAATCTTTAATGGAAAGTGGTTCCTCAACTCCTGGATCAAGTTGTACTAATTCACCAAAACGAATTTGGCCACCTGCGTCTCGATGTCAATTGAAGTGGATCAAAGCACTACCAACAATCAATCAAGATATCTTACCATCTAAGCAACACTTATCAG TTAAAACAGATGGCAGGCTTTCGTCGAACATTTCTGATTCTAAAGATGATATAGAAGACAAAGGTATGCGACGTGCTTGTTCCTTGAGTGATCTCTCCGTCAGTCCACCAAACAGGTTACTGCATGGTCCAATACAAG tttCAGGTAAACTaagcattaaaaattcaaatgtaTCATCAAGAAATGGAAATAGTGTTAATATAAACAGTGGATTATCATCAAGATATAATTCAAGCAAATCTCACTCAACATACATGACTCGAAGTAGTAGCGTAGGCGTTTTGAATCAG caCAGTGATTCAGAATCAGATGCTGGAGTAATTTCAAGCAGTAGAAACTTGACAAATTCAACTACTAACAATCGAATAAGTGGATTAATGAGGCCTACAATAAGTTcacaaaataaagtaaatcATCAATCAAAACCGAATTTTTCTTCAAGTAGCAATTTACCTATGGTACTGAGAAGACGTGGAATGCAATCTGCTTATTCAAGTG ttaATCTAAGTCAAGTCAGTAATCAAGAAGATTCTAGTTCAGAGGATACTTCTTCAAATGGTAATGGCGGAAAACCATCATTACCACCCAGACCTCGAAGTATTAACATTGATCTTTCAACAAA tttcaATTCCAGTGGATCACTAATAAAACGATCAGGATCAAATACATCAATATCAAAAAGTCGGCTGATGAATGATGCAAGTGGTCAAAGCAATATAAGGCTGTCTAGTCGAAATCAATTGGATTTAAATCTACAAAAACTTCCAACTAAAGATATAAATGTAGCTAATGCTGAat TTAATACAGATAGAAAATTAG TGTCTCCGCAATTATGTAATACAATCGCTGATGAATTGACAAGAACCGCAGATAATGTGGTTCAGCTATATAAGCGATTAACGATGGATAGTTCTGCAAATCCAGAGCTTGAGCCTATTGATAGAGATACAATGCTTCGAGGTTTAGAATCATCAGTTAATGAAGCAATGCGAACACTTCGTCTTGTCGCAGCTAGTACAACTAATAAAGAAAGTACTGGTAATAATTCTTTAGTTGTTAATGAAGCGGCTGAAACATTTCAAGAATTATTAGCAGGTCAAGATCAGGGTAAAGTTGTAAATATAATGCAACAATACTCGGAATTGCTTTTGACTATGATGCAGCAAAGAATGAGTGGTACACAACCTAATCATGTTTAG